Proteins encoded within one genomic window of Ailuropoda melanoleuca isolate Jingjing chromosome 16, ASM200744v2, whole genome shotgun sequence:
- the LOC100475363 gene encoding olfactory receptor 4X2 translates to MANVTEFIFLGLSPNREVQKVFFVLFLLLYIAVVLGNFLIVLTVMSSGSLGSPMYFFLSYLSFVEICYSSTIAPKLISDLLAERKAISLWGCMTQLFFMHFFGGTEIFLLTVMAYDRYVAICRPLSYTTIMNRQVCAVLVGIACVGGFVHSFAQILLIFHLPFCGPNVIDHYFCDLLPLLKLACSDTLLIGLLIVANGGTLSVISFVIILASYVVILLHLRTRSSEGRSKALSTCGSHITMVTLFFGPCIFIYLRPSTTLSIDKTVAVFYTVITPLLNPVIYSLRNAEKALKKLWIRTMRLDEK, encoded by the exons ATGGCTAATGtgactgaattcatttttctgggaCTTTCTCCCAATCGGGAGGTGCAGAAAGTTTTCTTTGTGCTATTTCTGCTTTTGTACATAGCAGTTGTGCTGGGGAATTTCCTCATCGTGCTCACTGTCATGAGCAGCGGAAGTCTTGGttcccccatgtacttcttcctgagcTACCTGTCCTTTGTGGAGATCTGCTACTCCTCTACTATAGCCCCCAAACTCATCTCGGATTTGCTGGCTGAAAGGAAAGCTATTTCTCTGTGGGGCTGCATGACACAGCTTTTCTTTATGCACTTCTTTGGGGGCACTGAGATCTTCCTGCTCactgtgatggcctatgaccgctacgtGGCCATCTGTAGGCCCCTCAGCTATACCACTATCATGAACCGGCAGGTATGTGCTGTCCTGGTGGGAATAGCATGTGTGGGGGGCTTTGTGCATTCCTTTGCCCAAATCCTTCTGATCTTCCACTTGCCCTTCTGTGGCCCCAATGTGATTGACCACTATTTCTGCGACCTGCTTCCCCTGCTCAAACTTGCCTGCTCTGACACCTTGCTTATTGGTCTGCTGATTGTTGCCAATGGGGGAACCTTGTCTGTGATCAGTTTTGTGATCATCTTAGCCTCCTATGTGGTCATTTTACTCCATCTGAGGACTCGAAGCTCTGAGGGGCGCAGCAAGGCCCTTTCCACTTGTGGGTCCCATATCACCATGGTTACCTTATTCTTTGGGCCATGCATCTTCATCTATCTGAGGCCTTCTACCACCTTGTCTATAGACAAGACAGTGGCTGTGTTCTACACAGTGATCACCCCACTGCTCAACCCTGTCATCTACTCCTTGAGAAATGCCGAA AAGGCGTTGAAGAAACTGTGGATCAGGACAATGAGGCTAGATGAGAAGTAG
- the LOC117796785 gene encoding olfactory receptor 4B1-like, whose product MANTNNVTELIIVGLFQDPEGQRVCFVVFLLMYLATVVGNGLIVLTVNVINVSKSLHSPMYFFLSYLSLVEITYSSTVVPKFITDLLAKIKTISLEGCVAQIFFFHFFGVTEIFLLTVMAYDRYVAICKPLHYTTIMNRSMCHLLVSGSWLGGFFHSMVQIIITLQLSFCGPNVIDHYFCDLHPLFKLACTDTSVEGVIVLANSGLFSIFSFLLLVSSYIVILFNLRNHSAEGRRKALSTCASHIMVVLLFFGPAIFLYMRPPSTFTEDKLVAVFYTVVTPMLNPIIYTLRNAEVKNAMRKLWGKKVNSGME is encoded by the exons ATGGCGAATACAAATAACGTGACTGAGTTAATTATCGTCGGTCTTTTCCAGGAtccagaggggcagagagtgtGCTTTGTGGTGTTTCTTCTCATGTACCTGGCCACAGTGGTGGGCAATGGCCTCATTGTGCTGACAGTCAATGTCA TCAATGTCAGTAAGAGTCTGCAttcccccatgtacttcttccttagCTACCTGTCCCTGGTGGAGATCACTTACTCCTCTACTGTTGTCCCTAAGTTCATCACAGACTTACTTGCCAAGATTAAAACCATTTCCCTGGAGGGCTGTGTGGCTCAGatattcttcttccatttctttggggtcaCTGAGATCTTCCTGCTCACGGtaatggcctatgaccgctatgtggccatctgcaaaccccTTCACTATACAACCATCATGAACCGGTCTATGTGTCACCTTCTGGTGTCTGGCTCCTGGCTCGGGGGCTTTTTTCATTCCATGGTTCAGATTATTATCACTCTCCAGTTGTCTTTCTGTGGTCCCAATGTGATTGACCACTACTTTTGTGACCTCCATCCCTTATTCAAGCTTGCCTGCACTGACACGTCTGTGGAGGGGGTTATTGTGTTAGCCAACAGTggattattttctatcttctccttcctcctcctggtgTCCTCCTATATTGTCATCCTGTTCAACTTGAGGAATCATTCTGCAGAGGGGAGGCGCAAAGccctctccacctgtgcctcTCACATCATGGTGGTTCTCTTGTTCTTTGGACCTGCCATCTTCCTCTACATGCGGCCTCCATCCACGTTCACTGAGGACAAACTGGTGGCCGTGTTCTACACGGTTGTcacccccatgctgaaccccaTTATCTATACACTCAGAAACGCAGAGGTGAAAAATGCCATGAGGAAGTTGTGGGGGAAGAAAGTGAACTCAGGGATGGAATAA